One part of the Augochlora pura isolate Apur16 chromosome 3, APUR_v2.2.1, whole genome shotgun sequence genome encodes these proteins:
- the Odd gene encoding odd skipped, with translation MATKMEPLTPPHTPPTLDRSMQQQPPITSPRWIRSSQHLSTGQNVGYQASTFIGNWLRGAALLAVNGCCSQTTAATHPYHHQGHQGLHPGLPVTPPASFLTRRLPGQRPKKQFICKFCNRQFTKSYNLLIHERTHTDERPYSCDICGKAFRRQDHLRDHRYIHSKEKPFKCGECGKGFCQSRTLAVHKILHMEESPHKCPVCSRSFNQRSNLKTHLLTHSDMPQDLRIESPVIAEIAATTAGAHMAERVSGMLQRTHTTTPKLGFSIEDIMRR, from the exons ATGGCGACGAAAATGGAACCGCTGACACCGCCGCACACGCCGCCCACGCTCGACAGATCGATGCAACAACAGCCGCCGATCACGTCGCCCAGATGGATCAGGTCTTCTCAACATCTGAGCACTGGTCAGAACGTCGGCTACCAAGCCTCCACCTTCATCGGCAATTGGCTCCGCGGAGCCGCGTTGCTGGCGGTAAATGGTTGTTGCTCGCAAACCACCGCCGCCACGCATCCTTATCACCATCAAGGACACCAGGGTCTCCATCCCGGACTTCCGGTAACGCCACCGGCCTCCTTTCTCACGAGAAGGTTGCCCGGTCAGAGACCCAAGAAACAGTTCATCTGCAAATTCTGCAACAGACAGTTCACGAAAAGTTACAATCTTCTCATACACGAAAGGACACACACCGACGAAAGGCCCTACTCCTGCGACATTTGCGGAAAAGCCTTTCGGAGGCAGGACCATCTACGCGATCATCG ATACATCCACAGTAAAGAGAAGCCGTTCAAGTGCGGCGAGTGCGGGAAGGGTTTCTGCCAGAGCCGGACATTGGCGGTGCACAAGATCCTGCACATGGAGGAGTCGCCGCACAAGTGCCCGGTCTGCTCCAGGAGCTTCAACCAAAGAAGCAACCTGAAGACGCATCTGCTCACGCACTCGGACATGCCGCAAGATCTAAGGATCGAGTCGCCGGTGATCGCCGAGATCGCCGCCACCACGGCCGGCGCGCACATGGCAGAGAGGGTGAGCGGGATGCTCCAGAGGACTCACACCACCACCCCGAAGCTCGGTTTCAGTATAGAAGACATAATGAGACGTTAA